The Gloeocapsopsis sp. IPPAS B-1203 region CGCTCAAATTCTTGTGCTGTAAATGCTTGAACAGTACGAATGCCATTAATGAACTCCAGTGACACTGAAACATACCAGCGACTAGCTTTAGATCTGGCAAAACTTGCTTCTCGTACTTGTTTTAGAAGCGTAGATATCCCTACTGATAGCAGACCAAATAACATCACAGTAATGATTGTTAGCTGCCAAGATAACAAAAACATCGACACAACATAAGTTGTCAGAATTAAACCTTTAGTCACAAAAATAGAAATTACCTCAAAAGCTTGGGCAATTTGATTAATTTCAACGGTGAGGCTATTAACTAGACTTCCAGTTCTTGTTTTCACAAAGTAGCTTAAGCTAAGTGACTGTAATTGCTCGAATACTCTTAAACTCAGCCGATAAGCTAAAGTAAACTGAGAAGTGTAGACATAAAGTCGTCCTAAGTACGTCAGGCTTAAACGAAATAGAGTTGTCAGTAGAATTAGCCCTGATATGCGGTAAAGTCGCTCAGTTGCAGGAGCATTTACTCCCAAGATCCAGATATCAAATACTTGTATCCCTGTTTTGATAGGGGTTGCATTAGGATTAGTCAAGCTTTGGATAAAGGTTAAGATGAACCCAACGCCAATGCCTTCAAAAACTGCTGCTAAGAGTGTAAATAGTAATGCCAATAAAATAATTCGGCGAAAATGCTTGAATTCTCTGATGATTAAATAGTTACCTTGCCAAAAGCTACTAGCTTTTAGCACTACACTGATTTGTTTAGGAAGTTTAAAATACACTGTTTCTTAGGTTTTAATTTTACTATTAGTTATCTAATTGACAAAGCAATGAAGAGCAACACAGATAGTCTTTTTATATGCTTAATAAGCATATAGATTTCATTAAATATACGGTTGAAGCGATCGCTCTTTAGCTTCAATCTTTAGAGAGATCTAGATAGCTCCTGAAGCATATGACGTTTTTGGATAGCTGCTGTCCTTTCTAAAGCAAGCTTTTCCATATGCCAGTAAACAGATTGTGGTAAAAGCAATAGCGCGTGTGCAGCCACCCAAGTCAACAATATACGGCGTGGCTCCTGTAGTAGAATTCGCCAGTATGTGAACAGAGTACGATAAATAAACTGCGCAGCCATCGTACCTGCTTTAAGACGTACTGCGGTGCGAGCTAAGTACTGTAACTGATAAGCTTTAGCGGGCTTTTCCCACTGCGCGATGAACTCAGGTGCATAATCACGCGTTTTGTCTAGCACTGTCTCCCACGACTCTAGCTGTTTGTACAAGTTAGCAGAAAGCCCTCCTGAATTAACACGATATAGCGTCAGGACATCTGGAATCCCCTCAATTTGCCAAGTAGTCTGCAGTGCAATTCGTAGCCAGCATTCTACATCTTCTGAGCGATGCAATTGAGGATCAAAATAGCAATCTTCAGTTGTGCCATTGCGATCGCACTCAAACTTGATTGCTTCAAGTACCGCACGCCGTACCACTGGTGCTGAACCATTGCCAACTGGGTTGCACAAAACTATAGAATTTGGATTGATGTCTCTCAGCACAGGCATTTGATAGCTATTTAAAGAGTGACCAGCTTCATCAATAAAAGCAGAGCGGCTAAAACTGACACCGACATCAGGTGAATTGTGCAAGTGTTCGAGGTGCTTCTCTAGCTTTTGTGGCAACCACAGGTCGTCACCATCAATAAAAGCCATGTATTCACCTTGCGCATGACGTATTCCCAGGTTGCGCGCCGCCGCCGGTCCTTGATTGTGCTGACGTAAGATTTTGATGCGCGGGTCACAAATGTTTTGACACACTTCAACACTCGCATCTGGAGAGCCATCATCAACTATCAGCAACTCAAAATCGCTATATGTCTGCTGCAGTACAGAGCGCACTGTTGCTGCAATGTACTTCTCTACCTTGTATACAGGAATTATTACCGTTACTTTCATGAGTAATTTTGTTTTATCAGTTAGCATTCACAGCAAAAAAGGCGAGCAGCTTGAAGCACTCAGAAATTGAAATGGTCTATACCGATTCCCCAGATAAGTCTTGAAGAATACGGCGTCTTTGAGTCATTCCTGTAGTCTTTAGAGCAGCAGCTTCCATTTGGTCGTAAAAGAACTGAGGTAAAAGCAACAGTGCATAGGCAGCCCCCCAAGTCAGCAAAGTGCGGCGTGGCTCCTGTAGTAGAATTCGCCAGTATACGAGCATGGCACGATGGATAAGTTCCACTGCAATTGAAGCTGCTCGCAGTGTTACTGCTCTCCGTGCTAAATACCTGATCATATAAGCTTTAGCGGGCTTTTCCCACTGCGCGATGAACTCAGGTGCATAATCACGCGTTTTGTCTAGCACTCTCTCCCAAGCCTCTAGCTGTTTGTACAAGTTGGCAGAAAGTCCTCCTGAATTAACACGATATAGCGTCAGGACATCTGGAATCCCCTCGATTTGCCAAGTAGTCTGCAGTGCAATTCGTAGCCAGCATTCTACATCTTCTGGTCCGCGAAATTGAGGGTCAAAATAGCAATCTTCAGTTGTGCCATTGCGATCGCACTCAAACTTGATTGCTTCAAGTACCGCACGCCGTACTACTAGGGTTGAACCGTTTCCAATAGGATTGCGGCAAAGCACATATGCTGGAGTAATATTTTGAAGTTTAGTCGGTAGTTGATAAATGCCTAAAGAGTGACCAGCTTCATCAATAAAAGCAGAGCGGCTAAAACTGACACCAACATCAGGTGAATTGTGCAAGTGTTCGAGGTGCTTCTCTAGCTTTTGTGGCAACCACAGGTCGTCACCATCAATAAAAGCCATGTATTCACCTTGCGCATGACGTATTCCCAGGTTGCGCGCCGCCGCCGGTCCTTGATTGTGCTGACGTAGGATTTTGATGCGCGGGTCACAAATGTTTTGACACACCTCAACACTCGCATCTGGAGAGCCATCATCAACTATCAGCAACTCAAAATCGCTATATGTCTGCTGCAGTACAGAGCGCACTGTTGCTGCAATGTACTTCTCTACCTTGTATACAGGAATTATTACCGTTACTTTCATGAGTAAAATCTTGGTTAGTGGCAGAACAAATTACTAAAAAATCCTCCTTAAGCAATTACAAAAACTGCTACTTCAGCTCAATCACTTTCAATGCAATTCACAGTTAAAATCAGTTAAAAAGCATCATGTTTTTTCTTAAAAAATACTACTAAAGTAGTAAAAATAATTTTTATATCATAGGCTATACTCCAATTCTTTTGATACCGCAGATCTAGTTCAACTATTTCTTCAAAATTAGAGATTTTAGAGCGACCATTAATTTGCCATTCTCCAGTCATACCAGGTTTAACATTTAAGCGTTGCCAAAAAAACTGAGAATATTGAGCAACCTCATCAGGGGTTGGAGGTCTTGTTCCAACGAGACTCATTTCTCCTTTCAGAACATTCCAAAACTGTGGAAGCTCATCAAGGCTTGTCTTTCTTAAAAAATGCCCTATCCGCGTGATTCGAGGATCATTACTATTTTTAAAAATTGGACCTACGGCTTGATTTTCTACTAATTCTTTCATTTTTTCAGCATTAGCTACCATAGAGCGAAACTTCAAAATACAAAATTTTCTTCCTAGTAAACCACAACGAGTTTGCCTAAATAGTATTGAGCCTGGGCTATCTAACTTAATAGCAATTGCAATAGGAATAAACAAAAATCCTGTAATACATAACCCAATTAGGGAGCCTATAATATCTATGATGCGCTTAGGTGCAGAGTAAACAGAAATATGAACATCTGTAGTCTTTTTAAATTTTGCCTGCTTGTTAATTGAAGTAATAACTTTTTTTTTGTTAATACTCGTTAATCTATTCATCACTTGTTTGTAGGCTATACGAATTTAGTTTTTGATTTAGAATTAATAAAAAAAATGGTAATCCTTCTACTAAGTATCGCTTCCATAATCTTTTAGGCTCAGACAACAGTCGATGTAGCCATTCAAAACCCATATTACACATCCATTTTGGTGCTCGCTTTAAGTTGCCTGCTTCAAAGTCAATAGTTGCACCTAGTGCGAGGAAGATTTTAATATTGGGTAAGGAATTCTTGTATCTACACAACCATTTTTCTTGCTTAGGAGCACCAACCCCAATTGCCAGCACAGTTGCTTCTGACTGATTAATTACTTCGATAATTTTTTTGCACTCTTCGTTATTATGCTCGAATCCAAAAGAGGGAGAATAGTAACCTACAATGATATTCCTACCGATTTTTTGATTGATTCTCTGTTGTGCTTTTTTAGCAATTCCTGGTTTTGCACCTAATAAAAATATTTTTATGTCTTCGTTATTCTTATGATAATTATAAAAAGCAGGGAAAAAGTCAGAACCCGAGATTTTTTCTCTAATTGGTGTATTCAAAAATTTTGAAGCATACATCAATATTTGGCTATCACAAATTTTGTAGTCAGCCATCAAATAGCTTGTATAGAATTCTTTGTCTTTCTGCAGTTTTATTAAATGATCTACATTAGGAGTAAATACAACACCTGATTTAAGTTGTATTAGCAATTCTCTTTTTGTAAGGTTATCTATTTCAATATTCAAGATATTGATTTTTTCTTTTGCTGCTACCATAAAATTTCAACATCTATTATTTTTTTTAAAGCACAATAAAAACATGAATCTAAGCCATTACATATTTCTTGGTTGATATGTAACTTGATTTGTACATCTTTGCTAAGCAGCAGATCTATTTGATCCTTATCAAACTTTACGCAAGAACATTTCTGCTTGTCTGGATAATCTTCTGAAAACTAAAGCTTGTCGATACTGATAAGTTCTGCAGTCTATTAGCTTATTTTTTCAATAAAAATTCAGGGATAACATTATCCTACTTCTGTTTAAATATGATTCTGAGACTAATACAGCAAGTACGTAGTTATATGTGTTATTAAACTCACAAACATAACTTTTCTACTTTCTTGTACATCAAGTTCACAAAGAATATTACAGTATAAAGATGTAGCTGTATAAGAGCCAAACATCACATGCAGCTCTAGCTGAGTAATAAATTTCTACTTGATTGTATATATAAAATAAGCTGAAAAAAACATACACTCAGCTTAGATATATCTGAACTTATATACATTGAATATTTTTTGAGTGACATGGATTATATAAGTATCAGTAACATATAAAAATTAAAAGTACATGTCCCTGAGAAACAGAGAATACCAAGAGATAAAAAAATATCATTAATATTTTTTAAAGAGCAAATTCATCCTCTATTTTTATATTTAAGTTGCGTTATTTAAGTAGTATCATTTTATTTTTCTATTAAATTTAGTAGTTTATTCTCAAATAATTGCAGTGCTATTATTAATATCTTTTTTACTAATAGTCTCCAGTTGATCTTGAGTTTTAGTAGCTAGTTTTATGAGTAGCAAAAAGTATTTATTTTTCGTGATGTGAAATTATGGAAGCAGACAAAGTTAGTATTTCTAATAAGAATATGGTTTTCATTGTTGGTACACCCCGTTCGGGTACAACATTGATGAGTCAGATTTTAAATAAGCATTCAGATGTGTGGATCGCTAAAGAAACGCATTACTTTGAAGATTTACGCATGAAGATGGCTGGTCGCGAACAACAAATCTTGAACTCAGAAGAAGTAAAACTTACTGAAGACTATTTTTTAGCTCTCACCCACAAATCTTATGGAGTCAAGTCCGATCCAGAGCAAGGCTGGATGAAGCGTATAGAGTTACGGACATTAGCTCAGCAAATTGGTCGCGGTACTGACTCATATTTTGAGGCTTTCTGCCAACTTTGCGCTCAAAGAATGAATAAAACTAGATTCGGTGAAAAAACACCTAGACATATTTTTCAACTATCAACAATTTTTTCTCTTTATCCTAATGCACAGGTAATTTGTATGGTTCGCCATCCAGGAGGTGTGTTAGCTTCATCTCGTGACTGGAAGAATGTTGCTACTGACTCTTCTCAAAAACGTAGACTTACAGATTCCTATAACCTTGCACTTAATAGCTTGCATTGGAGGGCTGCTTTTAATGCAGCAATGGAAGCCCGCAAACAATTTGGTGAAAGCCGCATATTTATTCAACGTTTTGAAGACTTAGTCACTGAACCAGAAGCAACGCTCCAAGCTTTAACAGCATGGCTATCGCTAGAATATCAACCTTCTATGTTGGATGTTGATTTAGTGAACAGTTCCTACTCGTCTGCTTGGAGACAGCCTGGTGTAGGATTATCTTGTGAACCTGCATATCGTTGGCGAGACAAACTTAGTCCTACAGAGATTGGAAGTTTACAAACCTTTTGTGGCAATCTATTAAGCAAGGCTGGATATGACTATGAACAAGTTTCTGCATCCTATGCTTTGGTTGTATGGTTTTGGATGATTTTGCCATTTGCAGGGATACGCTCTTTATCTGCTAACCGAAGTCGAATGAGTAATATTCCCAATTATGTTTGGCGTCGACTTCGTTTCACGTTGTCCTAGTAAAAGCGCAGTAATAAATAACACTGCGTATTGACGTAATTAGTTGCAATTTTGCTTTTAGTTTGTCAACTAAAAGTACAAATGACTAATTTAAACTCTTTCAGCCAGAGGACACAGATCTATGAAGATGCCTAATTTTTTGATTATTGGCGCAAATAAGTCAGGAACAACTACACTCTATAACTATCTTAAACAACACCCAGAAATTTATCTAAGTTCCTTAAAGGAACCACATTTTTTCTCTTATGGTTATGATGAGCGTTGTCCTATCGCCGAAATTTCACCTATAACCAATCTAAAAGATTATTGTGCTTTATTCCGACAAGCTTGTAATGAAACGGCTATTGGAGAAGCATCAACTAGTTACTTAAACCATCCACAAGCAGCGAAACGTATTTATTCTTGCCTACCAGATGTAAAACTAATTGCTATTCTTCGCGATCCGGTTGAAGGAGCATACTCCAAGTTTTTAATGGAATATCGTAAGCAGTTTGATATCTCTAGTAAACAAGATCCCATACATGTTTTTGAGCAAGCAGTTCGTACTTCTTCGTCAATTCGGATGAATGGTCTGTATTACAAGAAAATACAACGCTATCTTCAATTCTTTACTCAAGAACAACTCAAAGTTTATCTATTTGAAGACTTAAAAAGTAATACTGAAAGTTTATTACAAGATGTTTTTCTATTTTTGAACGTAGATGAAATTTTCATGTAGATAAGTCACTAGATGTTTATAATGCAGGTGGAATTCCTAAGAATAAAATTATTTATAATTACTTAGAAAAATCAAGAAGACTCAGTCATACTATCAAACCATTTATCTCGGAAGCTTTGCTCAAGCAAATTTATAATGTTTATGCCAATATACGAAATTTTAATTTTGTGCAACCTCCAAAACTACCTTTGGAAATACGTAAACAGTTAATTGATATATACCGCGATGATATATTACACTTACAAGACCTTCTCCACCGCGATCTTTCAACCTGGCTAGAATAATAAAGAGGTACTTAACAAGTGAATAAACATAAGTTTTGCTTTATTAAAACTTTGATAAATCTGTAGAGTAAAGTAAGTATTTTCGTGTTAATAAAAAATAGTTAGATCAGTTAATTATAATTGGCTAATTAATTTGATAATTATAATAAAATTTTGTGATTACACTCAGATACTTGATGACTCAGCTGTTACCTTTGTTACTTGAGTGTTATGTACCTTAACTATAAAAGTTAGCTTTAAAATAAAAATATTTGTGTTTTATCAATGTATCTAAAACGAATGTATGAAGTTTTAGCACTTATCTATACTAAGATTTATGACTACAGAAATAAAGTTATTCCTCAATCTAAATTCATATAAAAGCTATATTAATTCAAGTATTTATTATAAATCTGTATGTTTGACTTAGGAGTTTAATTTACATATAACTGCGATAATGCCCTAGACAAATTCTGAATACATAGTACTATACACCTTGCTGATAGATTTTGTAAATTTGTCTACCAATCTTAGACCAATTATACTTCTGTGCTAAGGCATAACTTTGAGTACACATTTGCTGCCAGTGTTCTGCAGGAGTTGATAAGGCACGATTAATTGCTATTCCTAAATCGCGATCGCGAGGATAACAAAAGCCGTGCTTACCATCAGTAATGATCTCGCTTAGGGAACCCTTACATGGAACGATGACAGGGCGACCAAAAGAAAGTGCCAATAATGCTCCTCCAGAATTCAAGATTTTTTCGTAAGGTAATACTACCCAGTCGCACGCATTCATGTAAATTTGGATATCTTCATCTTTGATAAATTCAAGCTGTAGGTGAATTCGGGAATCTGCTTCGGTAGCTTGCTTAATTTCTGCTAGCAGCTCAGGTTCGCGACAGAGTCCAGCAATAATTAACACAACATCTGGATCTTTAATCTGCCTAAATACAGCGAGTAGCTGGTTAATACCTTTGTAAGGTTTTATCTTACCTAAATGGAGTAAAACCTTCTGGTGGGGAGCAATACCAAGTTCCTGGCGGGCTTCTGCACGACTGATCTGATTGGGGTAAGCGCCGATGTAGTTACCATGAGGGACAATATGCACTCGATGGGTGCGTCCATACATCTGAGCGAATTCCTGCCGACTATACTCACTCATAACTATGATATCGCTGCATAAGCGGCTCAGAATCCAACGAAAGCTTCGCTCAATTAGCGGAGCACTACAATTATGAGATAGCGTGTTGTGAACTGTCCAGACAAGTTGATAACCTTGAGACTTAAGCAAGAAAAGATGGCGCAGGTTTTTCAGGGTAGACCATAAGGATTGAGGTATTCTGTTAGGAGTCAAATCATAACAACTTTGAATCCAATGTAAATGAAATACATCCCCTGTTCTCTGATTCGTCTTGAGCTGGATAACGATTGAGGATAGCTCAATTTGTTCGACTTCTACTCCATAGGAGCGGACAGATGACCACAAACAAGATATGTAGTTATTTTCTAACGGATAAACAGGAGGAGTTAGCACTTTAATTGTGGTATGAGGCTTATTTATTTCAGCCAATTTGTACGGTCTATTGACTGTTAGTTTAAGCATAATCTTTGTCCTGCGCTCAAATAGTTAATAGAATCTTGATTGTGAGTAGCTTAGCTACTTTAATTGGTATTTTCTTTGTATAGAATAGTCAAACAATCTTAATCCTGATGCTGTCAAAAGAGTACCAAGCCACCACTCTTGATGTGATAATTTCTCTAAATAACTACTATCTATTTTTATTTCCTGATTGCCTCTTCTACGCATGCGATTACCATAAAGATTGTGATGCTTTAATTTCCAAAACTGTAATTGATCGCTTTCAAATTCCAAACTATTTTTTTCAAGAATTTTAGATATTGTATGTGGGGTATCACTTACAATATCTTCGTACCTTAGACAAAAGTAGTTAGTAAAATTACTAAAACTCGAGTAATTATTTATATTAAACTTTTGCCAACGTTTTAACACATTGTAATAGCTATACTGTGCTTCTTTTTCAGAATGAACTCTTTTTTTTGCCCAGCTATATGCTACTGCGCGACTATCTCTAACAAGATGCAAAATAAAAACTTCAAATAATTCTGATTTCAAATAGTTTTTTAATCTAAGAAGATTTTTGGAACTATCACATACTATTTTTTTCCAGATATCTTCAAAACTGCCTTCAGTAGACAGTAGGTATTTTCATTGATTTCCTCTTTACTATTAAAGCTTGGTACTATACCAAGTTCCTCACAGTTTGCTTCCATTTCATATCTAACTTTACTCCAGTAGTCACACTCATTGACATGATATCCACAAGTACAACAATCCTTTTCTTCTAACTTTAATGAATTATCAGAAAAAGATTTCCAATATTTCCCAAAAGCCATGATCTCTCCCACACTTTCAATCTGGCTATGTGAGCCAAGTATGAGATCTAGCAAAGTACTTCCACTGTGTCCTAAACTCAGTATATAGATAACTTTAATAGGTGTATTCATAAAAATGCTAATAAATTCCAATATTTGGGGGTGTTAATCGGTTTTACAAAAAAGACAGCTTATAACTGAATGACAAAATGTTCCTTTAGCCTTATGCAAGTGCTTGTCTTAGCGCTTGCTGTATTCCTAACGAGCGTTGACGGTAGTTTTGAATTCCTGTCTCTACATCCTTACGAGCCATCAACGGGTTAGCCAAGATCTCATCAATACTAGAAAGTAACTGCTTGCGCTCAAAGTACTCTAAAGGAATGGAATGCTGCGCTTGACCAATTTCTTCCATAAATCCACGTACTTTAGAATCGTATTCTGCAGCTATGACTGGTACACCTAAACCAGCCGCTAGGATTAGTGAGTGGAGGCGCATACCAATTACTAAGTCCAATTCACTAATTAGTTGATTGAGGGTATGGAGAGATTCAAAAGAGCGATGAACAACGAAGTGGTTTGAATAACGGCTGTAGCGCAATAGTTCTAAAGTAGCAACGTAGTCATCATTGCTTGAGTGATAGCCGGATTTCAGCGCTTGAAATGGTAGAAAATGGACAGTAGCTTCATACTGTTCTACTAAAAGATCTGCGATCGCAGCCATCTCTTGCTGATATCTCAGATAAATACCTGCATCTGTATATCGTCCGCGTAAATTTAATGGTCGAATAGAAATACCTATCTGAATAGGTCGCTCAACTGGCTGATTTGGTAATCTCGTTTCTGGTAAAAACTGCAACGCCAAATCACTGATGATATGAATCGATTTACGTACACCTAGTTTTTCTAGCTTAGATTTGGAATCTGCGTCGCGGACTGTCAAGAGATCAACTCGGTTGAGAACTTGAGGAATCATGTCTTGGGTTTCCTTTCTCCAAATTTCACCAACACTAATCCCCAACACAAGAGTGCGACGGCGAAGTCTGATGGCTTGCTGTAGGGGACGCAACCAACCTTTTGCAATAGATTGGTCAACGCCATCTCGCAGCAAATCGCCTCCTCCTAATATGAAAAACTGATTTTGAAGCAGTGCTATATTATGTTTAATTTTTAATTGACTATTTCTGTAATGAACTGCTCTAACAGAATGACGGGCTGTAGTATCTTGAGTATCTCTAGAAAAAACTGTAATCTGCAGATTATCTTGCAGCTCACGTAATAGCTTAAGCATACCTGCAAGCATTGCCTCGTCACCAAGGTTATAGCTACCATAGTACCCACAGATTAAAATGCTTTTCTTTGTGTTCAAGTTTCCTCCTTTTAAGTAATTCGATAGGAGAACAAAGACGGTCATTCAGTACAGATCATCAACCTCACTTCAGTTTCATTAATGTAATTTAGATGAAAATGCTGTTTTCAAATTCTGATTCATACATTAGTAAACTTGTTATATGAATACTGCAGTCAAAACATGATATTTTCAATTCAGAAAAGCTCAGATATCTTCTGTCATTAATCAATGCTAAATAGAACAGCAGTTAACTATTGACTAGCATAAAACGTGTGATAGATAACTACGTAAGTCCACTCATAATGTTATAAAATTCTATTGTAAAGCTAGATGTATATTTTTTGTAAACAGTTTTGAATTATTACTATACATAAAAATTTTAATAATAAGAAATAAACTCAAAGAAGCTCAGCCGCTTATAACTTCAATCAGCCGACATAAAAACTGAAAAATTGTTTTGACAATGCTGAACAAGTTTTTCGAGCCGATACTTTAAAGAATCATGAGGTTTTGAGTAAAAGCCACTTAGTTTAGCTATTTGCATATTTACTTTCATTTGAAATCTAAAAATTCTAACTTTTAGTTGGCTGAAAGTCGGCTTTTTGTAATACTGACTCATGGGACCAGTATAGTGCCTAACAAAATCATTTAGGTTTGCGTTATCAGTATTGTTCCAACGCTGGTCTAAGATCTGTACATGTCTAGATTTTTTAGCGTGATGGATAATATGTCCATTCTCATATGGTGCTTTATCTTCTTCAGGAACATCAATTTCTATCGTATTTAAAATTTGCTCAAAAAACTCTTTGGCATCAGCAGTATTCTTAACAATAATTACTCCAGAGTTAATTCTACCGGAATGTCCATGTACTAAATAGATAGACTTTTCTGGAACTTCTATAGATTCTATTCTGGGTGTTTGCGGACGAATTTCACCATCTGCATCTATAAAAACAACCCATTCATACCCTCTATTCAACCCTTTAACAATTAAAGGAATTTTTAGCCAAGCACTTTCTTTAGGAGAGTGAACCCACGAGGGACGATTAACAAGTACGTATTCATAAGAGTTCTTACTTGCATATAACTGTTGACTCTTAATACACTTACTATACGTAAACTCATAACCATTTTGAGCAATTGAGAATATTAAAATTTTTGATTGCATTGTATCTCCTTTGAAACAAAATTAGAATACATTAAAGATTTATCAATACATTATCAAGCTCTAATGCAAAGTAGATTTCGGACTTTTCTAGAAGAGATTTCGCTAGGTGATAT contains the following coding sequences:
- a CDS encoding sulfotransferase domain-containing protein, with protein sequence MKMPNFLIIGANKSGTTTLYNYLKQHPEIYLSSLKEPHFFSYGYDERCPIAEISPITNLKDYCALFRQACNETAIGEASTSYLNHPQAAKRIYSCLPDVKLIAILRDPVEGAYSKFLMEYRKQFDISSKQDPIHVFEQAVRTSSSIRMNGLYYKKIQRYLQFFTQEQLKVYLFEDLKSNTESLLQDVFLFLNVDEIFM
- a CDS encoding polysaccharide pyruvyl transferase family protein, with the translated sequence MNTKKSILICGYYGSYNLGDEAMLAGMLKLLRELQDNLQITVFSRDTQDTTARHSVRAVHYRNSQLKIKHNIALLQNQFFILGGGDLLRDGVDQSIAKGWLRPLQQAIRLRRRTLVLGISVGEIWRKETQDMIPQVLNRVDLLTVRDADSKSKLEKLGVRKSIHIISDLALQFLPETRLPNQPVERPIQIGISIRPLNLRGRYTDAGIYLRYQQEMAAIADLLVEQYEATVHFLPFQALKSGYHSSNDDYVATLELLRYSRYSNHFVVHRSFESLHTLNQLISELDLVIGMRLHSLILAAGLGVPVIAAEYDSKVRGFMEEIGQAQHSIPLEYFERKQLLSSIDEILANPLMARKDVETGIQNYRQRSLGIQQALRQALA
- a CDS encoding sulfotransferase — encoded protein: MEADKVSISNKNMVFIVGTPRSGTTLMSQILNKHSDVWIAKETHYFEDLRMKMAGREQQILNSEEVKLTEDYFLALTHKSYGVKSDPEQGWMKRIELRTLAQQIGRGTDSYFEAFCQLCAQRMNKTRFGEKTPRHIFQLSTIFSLYPNAQVICMVRHPGGVLASSRDWKNVATDSSQKRRLTDSYNLALNSLHWRAAFNAAMEARKQFGESRIFIQRFEDLVTEPEATLQALTAWLSLEYQPSMLDVDLVNSSYSSAWRQPGVGLSCEPAYRWRDKLSPTEIGSLQTFCGNLLSKAGYDYEQVSASYALVVWFWMILPFAGIRSLSANRSRMSNIPNYVWRRLRFTLS
- a CDS encoding WecB/TagA/CpsF family glycosyltransferase — translated: MVAAKEKINILNIEIDNLTKRELLIQLKSGVVFTPNVDHLIKLQKDKEFYTSYLMADYKICDSQILMYASKFLNTPIREKISGSDFFPAFYNYHKNNEDIKIFLLGAKPGIAKKAQQRINQKIGRNIIVGYYSPSFGFEHNNEECKKIIEVINQSEATVLAIGVGAPKQEKWLCRYKNSLPNIKIFLALGATIDFEAGNLKRAPKWMCNMGFEWLHRLLSEPKRLWKRYLVEGLPFFLLILNQKLNSYSLQTSDE
- a CDS encoding glycosyltransferase family 2 protein; translation: MKVTVIIPVYKVEKYIAATVRSVLQQTYSDFELLIVDDGSPDASVEVCQNICDPRIKILRQHNQGPAAARNLGIRHAQGEYMAFIDGDDLWLPQKLEKHLEHLHNSPDVGVSFSRSAFIDEAGHSLGIYQLPTKLQNITPAYVLCRNPIGNGSTLVVRRAVLEAIKFECDRNGTTEDCYFDPQFRGPEDVECWLRIALQTTWQIEGIPDVLTLYRVNSGGLSANLYKQLEAWERVLDKTRDYAPEFIAQWEKPAKAYMIRYLARRAVTLRAASIAVELIHRAMLVYWRILLQEPRRTLLTWGAAYALLLLPQFFYDQMEAAALKTTGMTQRRRILQDLSGESV
- a CDS encoding glycosyltransferase family 2 protein produces the protein MKVTVIIPVYKVEKYIAATVRSVLQQTYSDFELLIVDDGSPDASVEVCQNICDPRIKILRQHNQGPAAARNLGIRHAQGEYMAFIDGDDLWLPQKLEKHLEHLHNSPDVGVSFSRSAFIDEAGHSLNSYQMPVLRDINPNSIVLCNPVGNGSAPVVRRAVLEAIKFECDRNGTTEDCYFDPQLHRSEDVECWLRIALQTTWQIEGIPDVLTLYRVNSGGLSANLYKQLESWETVLDKTRDYAPEFIAQWEKPAKAYQLQYLARTAVRLKAGTMAAQFIYRTLFTYWRILLQEPRRILLTWVAAHALLLLPQSVYWHMEKLALERTAAIQKRHMLQELSRSL
- a CDS encoding sulfotransferase; translation: MKSELFEVFILHLVRDSRAVAYSWAKKRVHSEKEAQYSYYNVLKRWQKFNINNYSSFSNFTNYFCLRYEDIVSDTPHTISKILEKNSLEFESDQLQFWKLKHHNLYGNRMRRRGNQEIKIDSSYLEKLSHQEWWLGTLLTASGLRLFDYSIQRKYQLK
- a CDS encoding glycosyltransferase family 4 protein, which produces MLKLTVNRPYKLAEINKPHTTIKVLTPPVYPLENNYISCLWSSVRSYGVEVEQIELSSIVIQLKTNQRTGDVFHLHWIQSCYDLTPNRIPQSLWSTLKNLRHLFLLKSQGYQLVWTVHNTLSHNCSAPLIERSFRWILSRLCSDIIVMSEYSRQEFAQMYGRTHRVHIVPHGNYIGAYPNQISRAEARQELGIAPHQKVLLHLGKIKPYKGINQLLAVFRQIKDPDVVLIIAGLCREPELLAEIKQATEADSRIHLQLEFIKDEDIQIYMNACDWVVLPYEKILNSGGALLALSFGRPVIVPCKGSLSEIITDGKHGFCYPRDRDLGIAINRALSTPAEHWQQMCTQSYALAQKYNWSKIGRQIYKIYQQGV